Genomic window (Nitrosophilus kaiyonis):
TATTGCAAATATTAATACAGAAGGTTACAGCAGAGTAGAAACCCAGTTTACATCTTTACCAACTGGCGGTACACTTTTATCAAGCGCTAAAAGAGTATTTGACAAAATGATATTTACAAGATTATTAAATGCAAATCAAGAAAAAAGTTATCATAAATCATTAGATAATACTTTATATCAACTTGAATCTCTTTTTAAAGATACATTAGGAGGAGGTTTTTCTAAACAAATTGATGAGTTTTATCTGTCACTAAATGATGTTATCACTTCACCTGATAGTCTACCAGCAAGAAAATCTTTTCTAAATAGCTCTAAAATTTTAGCTGGAAGAATCAATAGTATTGGCAATTCTTTAGAGGATATGAGCGAAATCACAAAAAAATCTTTTAGAGAAACAGTTACAAATATAAATAATTTATTACAACATATATCTAAAATAAATAAAGAGATAAAATATTTTTCAAAAGATGAAACAAAACTAAATAGCTATTTAGACCAAAGAGATCAAGTATTAAAAAAACTAAGCTCACTACTTGATATAAAAATAAATTTTAATAGAAATCAGACAGTTGATATTTTTACATCAAAGGGGCATAGACTAGTTTTACAGGATAAAGTCCAACCTTTGAGAACAACAAGCTCAAAAGTCACAATGAGTAATAGCTATCTATTGAAAACTGCAAATACTCTAACTTCTCCAACTGAATCAATTACAGATACTGGAACATTAACTATAAATTATAAACTAAACAATGAAGATAAAACATATTCTATCGATTATCAAAATAGATCATTATTAGAAATTGCCAAACAGATAAATAGTAGTGAAGATTTAAATGCAAATGTAATAAATGTTGGTTCTCAAACTGATCCAGATTATAGATTGGTTATTTCTACAAAATTTAAAAATGAAGAAAATGTAATAAATTCTATAGAAGATAGTGAT
Coding sequences:
- the flgK gene encoding flagellar hook-associated protein FlgK; translation: MASTSVLRSAMANALNNISQTLLQNQKAIDIVNNNIANINTEGYSRVETQFTSLPTGGTLLSSAKRVFDKMIFTRLLNANQEKSYHKSLDNTLYQLESLFKDTLGGGFSKQIDEFYLSLNDVITSPDSLPARKSFLNSSKILAGRINSIGNSLEDMSEITKKSFRETVTNINNLLQHISKINKEIKYFSKDETKLNSYLDQRDQVLKKLSSLLDIKINFNRNQTVDIFTSKGHRLVLQDKVQPLRTTSSKVTMSNSYLLKTANTLTSPTESITDTGTLTINYKLNNEDKTYSIDYQNRSLLEIAKQINSSEDLNANVINVGSQTDPDYRLVISTKFKNEENVINSIEDSDGNDSSGFDISNSNEIYRKNYSKTEIRSGAVDLTDLFQYGKLASLIKSEKTINQTFYNVDRFAQDFAYQINSIHRLGYNLNGETGEDLFINSDTGNGLGIDSLNISLNFDDPTKLAAGISQNNSADNTLAKALEHTKDNEMVYYDTSTGDLQKYNKPDFLDNLTFSDFYSSKIVTDIALERQYNNDRLEDTSLLYSTLDDKMQEISGVNLDEELVKLTQLQRSYQATARVIMVTDELFKTLIEMTR